From one Caldithrix abyssi DSM 13497 genomic stretch:
- a CDS encoding mechanosensitive ion channel family protein — MEGIFQKLDTLFTFTLFSINQTPVTLASILLFFAMIIFFYAASKFFNRFLLKRILSNFNIETGVQFAVIRVTHYLLMITGVVIAFQFIGIDLSGLAFIFGLLSVGIGFGLQNITSNFVAGLILLFERPIQIGDRVMIGDLEGDVTDINMRSTTIRTLNNVSIIVPNSEFISNKVVNWSHGDTRVRIEVKVGVAYSSDLDLVLRTLKEIAAEHPGVLKHPEPEVIFESFGDSAWNLNLRVWLPDPHQHHRIRSELNCAIVRKFRERKIEIPFPQQDVYIKETPAKEYRR, encoded by the coding sequence ATGGAAGGCATTTTCCAGAAATTAGACACACTTTTTACTTTTACGCTCTTTTCGATCAACCAAACTCCGGTAACCCTGGCCTCAATCCTTTTATTTTTTGCCATGATTATCTTCTTTTATGCCGCTTCCAAGTTCTTTAACCGCTTTTTGCTGAAAAGGATTTTGAGCAACTTTAACATTGAAACCGGCGTTCAATTTGCGGTTATTCGCGTTACGCACTACTTGCTGATGATTACCGGCGTTGTCATTGCCTTTCAGTTCATCGGGATCGACCTTAGCGGTCTGGCTTTCATCTTCGGGCTGCTATCGGTTGGTATTGGCTTTGGCCTGCAAAACATTACATCGAACTTTGTGGCCGGCCTTATTCTGCTTTTTGAGCGGCCCATTCAAATCGGCGACCGCGTGATGATCGGCGATCTGGAAGGCGATGTGACCGACATCAACATGCGCTCCACCACCATCCGCACACTGAACAATGTTTCCATTATTGTTCCCAATTCCGAATTCATTTCTAATAAGGTGGTGAATTGGTCGCACGGCGATACGCGCGTGCGCATTGAAGTAAAAGTGGGCGTGGCTTACAGTTCTGACCTGGACCTGGTTTTGCGCACTTTAAAGGAAATTGCAGCGGAGCATCCCGGTGTATTAAAACATCCTGAGCCTGAAGTGATATTCGAAAGTTTTGGCGATTCTGCCTGGAATTTGAACCTGCGCGTCTGGCTGCCGGATCCGCATCAACACCACCGCATTCGTTCGGAACTAAACTGCGCAATTGTGCGCAAATTCCGCGAACGGAAAATCGAAATCCCCTTTCCACAGCAGGATGTTTATATTAAAGAAACGCCCGCAAAGGAATACAGGCGGTAA
- a CDS encoding heme-binding domain-containing protein, whose product MKRNILIILAFIIIGIQLVPYGRDHDNPPVVREPNWDSPKTRALFFRACADCHSNQTQWPWYSHIAPVSWLVQYDVNEGREHFNVSMWGVQKRNEGDEAAEELTEGEMPLWFYVILHPKARLSEGEKNELIKGLKATFGGEETSSKAYEDD is encoded by the coding sequence ATGAAGCGCAATATTTTAATTATTCTGGCGTTCATAATAATCGGCATTCAACTGGTGCCTTATGGCAGAGATCACGATAATCCGCCGGTTGTCAGAGAGCCGAACTGGGACAGCCCTAAAACGCGCGCTTTGTTTTTTCGGGCATGCGCCGACTGCCACAGCAACCAGACGCAGTGGCCGTGGTACAGCCATATTGCCCCTGTGTCCTGGCTGGTTCAATACGACGTAAATGAAGGTCGCGAGCATTTTAATGTTTCAATGTGGGGCGTACAAAAACGGAATGAGGGCGACGAGGCGGCGGAAGAACTCACAGAGGGCGAAATGCCTCTCTGGTTTTACGTGATTCTTCATCCCAAAGCCAGATTATCGGAAGGTGAAAAAAATGAATTAATAAAAGGGCTTAAAGCGACATTTGGCGGTGAGGAAACAAGCAGCAAAGCTTATGAAGACGATTAA
- a CDS encoding C1 family peptidase — protein sequence MRRLVFIFSLLSALAIAQAGDFDAQKYLQQIHKPANKAKFHVLAHLSPLNQDTTSACWAFATTSFIESEMQRLGLDTVRLSMMFPFFHVYIEKARRFVQTRGQSHFAPGDLFTGVWDMIQQYGMVPYQAYSGLPEGKNTYNQQLMYAQLDSLMQKVKALRLWDEDLVLYKVRQILYKHMGVPPQVFEYKGKTYDPKSFLRKVVRLPWDDYLMVTSFQYAPFYQFVELKVPDNWAHHDDYFNVPLEEFYRGIKNALKRGYTVAFDSDIGEPGRMGRYDAAFVVPYDIPGEYIDQDARELRFKTGVTTDDHLMHMVGYRRVKGDDWFLVKDSWRTAWDGSPDLDGYYLFHGDYVKLKVLAFMAHKEAIPEIVKKIKAQK from the coding sequence ATGCGCCGGCTCGTTTTTATTTTCAGCTTACTAAGCGCCCTGGCCATTGCGCAGGCGGGGGATTTTGACGCGCAGAAATATCTGCAACAAATTCACAAGCCCGCAAATAAGGCAAAATTTCACGTTTTAGCCCATCTTTCTCCCCTTAATCAGGATACCACCTCGGCTTGCTGGGCATTTGCCACCACCTCGTTTATCGAAAGCGAAATGCAGCGTCTGGGGCTGGATACCGTCCGCCTTTCCATGATGTTTCCCTTTTTTCACGTTTATATCGAAAAAGCGCGCCGTTTTGTGCAAACCAGAGGGCAGTCGCATTTTGCGCCGGGAGATTTATTTACCGGCGTTTGGGACATGATTCAGCAATATGGCATGGTGCCCTATCAGGCGTACAGCGGCTTGCCCGAAGGTAAAAACACTTACAACCAGCAGCTCATGTACGCTCAACTGGATTCGCTCATGCAAAAGGTGAAGGCCTTGCGGTTGTGGGACGAAGACCTGGTGCTGTACAAAGTGCGGCAGATTTTGTACAAACACATGGGCGTGCCGCCGCAGGTCTTTGAATACAAAGGGAAAACTTACGATCCCAAATCGTTTTTGAGAAAAGTAGTCCGTTTGCCCTGGGACGATTACCTGATGGTGACCTCCTTTCAATACGCGCCTTTTTATCAATTTGTGGAGCTGAAGGTGCCGGACAACTGGGCGCATCATGACGACTATTTTAATGTGCCGCTGGAGGAGTTTTACCGGGGGATTAAAAACGCTTTGAAACGCGGATACACCGTTGCCTTTGACAGCGACATCGGCGAGCCGGGTAGAATGGGGCGGTACGACGCCGCCTTTGTGGTGCCCTACGACATCCCCGGTGAGTACATCGATCAGGATGCCCGCGAACTGCGTTTTAAAACCGGCGTCACCACCGACGATCATTTAATGCACATGGTGGGCTACCGAAGGGTAAAAGGAGACGACTGGTTTCTGGTTAAAGATTCCTGGCGCACCGCCTGGGATGGCTCGCCCGATTTAGACGGCTATTATCTGTTTCACGGAGATTATGTGAAGTTAAAAGTGCTGGCCTTTATGGCGCACAAAGAGGCCATCCCCGAAATCGTTAAAAAGATCAAAGCGCAGAAATAA
- a CDS encoding HD domain-containing phosphohydrolase, translated as MNKDKTILLVEDEQIAFHTILETLDFYNYRCHGVTTLQEALEIIKKVPFDLILADYMLPDGTCLELLDAVRKFRFDLPFVVITASDDTEIIHKALDRGASDFLKKPFNLKNLPSIIERNLERRRLEQKKNSPQKATVLLKTIKALIAALEAKDPYTSGHSLRVARHARMMAIALDLSEEEQFTLELAAILHDIGKIGMPDYILNKASHLHELEYRIAKEHPIVGSNIVGKIDELKEVAAIIRHHHERFDGSGYPDGLQGEVIPRLARILTIVDAYESIVSRRVYRDAKSSEEALHELAKSAGTQFDPELVKVFNAVMHSELAGKKMRLKIEDFTDISDT; from the coding sequence ATGAACAAGGATAAAACCATTTTACTGGTGGAAGACGAACAAATTGCCTTTCATACCATTCTGGAAACGCTTGATTTTTACAACTACCGTTGCCATGGGGTTACAACGCTGCAAGAGGCGCTGGAAATCATTAAAAAGGTACCGTTTGACCTGATTCTGGCCGATTATATGCTGCCGGACGGCACCTGTCTGGAGCTGTTGGATGCGGTTCGTAAATTTCGTTTTGATTTGCCCTTTGTGGTCATTACGGCTTCTGATGACACCGAGATCATTCACAAAGCGCTCGACCGCGGCGCTTCCGACTTTCTGAAAAAGCCCTTTAATTTAAAAAACTTGCCGTCCATTATCGAACGGAATTTAGAAAGAAGACGTCTGGAGCAAAAGAAAAATTCTCCTCAAAAGGCAACGGTTCTGCTTAAAACGATTAAGGCCCTGATTGCCGCGCTGGAGGCCAAAGATCCTTACACATCCGGCCATTCCTTGCGCGTGGCGCGCCATGCCCGCATGATGGCTATTGCGCTGGACCTCTCGGAAGAGGAACAATTTACCCTGGAGCTGGCGGCCATTTTGCACGACATCGGCAAGATCGGCATGCCAGACTATATTTTAAACAAAGCGTCGCATCTGCATGAGCTGGAGTACCGAATCGCCAAAGAACATCCGATTGTGGGCAGCAACATCGTGGGCAAAATTGACGAGCTGAAAGAAGTGGCCGCCATCATTCGCCATCATCACGAGCGATTTGACGGCAGCGGCTATCCGGACGGCCTGCAGGGCGAGGTCATTCCACGGCTTGCGCGCATCCTGACCATTGTAGATGCTTACGAGTCCATCGTGTCGCGCCGCGTGTACCGCGACGCGAAATCATCCGAAGAAGCGCTGCATGAATTGGCCAAATCCGCAGGTACGCAGTTCGACCCGGAGCTGGTGAAAGTGTTTAACGCGGTAATGCATTCTGAGCTGGCTGGCAAAAAGATGCGTTTAAAAATTGAAGATTTTACGGATATTTCGGATACGTAA
- a CDS encoding ABC transporter ATP-binding protein: protein MIQVQNLSLFYEELQVLNAVHLTIKPGVICGLAGINGAGKSSLINCLLGLISEFEGQIFINGHDVRKDRSWIKSHCGYAPEETELFDYLTGLEFLQLIASVKRLSQPQKAIKSLSELFDMADFLPMLIAGYSHGMRQKMLLSAALMGEPDFIFIDEAINGLDTLSLLRLKKYLQTLKGQGKTVVIASHVLPLLVDWCDEILILHQGRLLKTLVRNEMQNDDRSIEQIFMEIIGQ from the coding sequence ATGATCCAGGTTCAGAATCTTTCTCTTTTTTATGAAGAACTTCAGGTGTTGAATGCCGTTCATTTAACCATAAAACCGGGCGTTATCTGCGGTCTGGCCGGTATTAACGGCGCCGGCAAGTCTTCGCTGATCAATTGCCTGCTGGGCCTGATTAGTGAATTTGAGGGCCAAATTTTCATTAACGGCCACGATGTCCGTAAAGATCGTTCCTGGATTAAATCGCATTGCGGCTACGCGCCGGAAGAGACGGAACTGTTTGATTATTTAACGGGCCTGGAATTTTTGCAGTTGATTGCCAGCGTTAAACGCCTTTCGCAACCTCAAAAGGCAATCAAAAGCCTGAGCGAACTGTTTGATATGGCAGATTTTTTACCCATGCTGATTGCCGGTTATTCCCATGGCATGCGCCAGAAGATGCTGCTTTCTGCGGCTTTAATGGGCGAGCCGGATTTCATTTTTATCGACGAAGCCATAAACGGTCTGGACACGTTGTCTTTGTTGCGCCTGAAAAAATATTTGCAAACGCTAAAAGGGCAGGGCAAAACCGTTGTTATTGCCTCTCACGTGTTGCCCTTACTGGTCGATTGGTGCGATGAGATCCTTATCTTGCATCAGGGCCGGCTGCTAAAAACCCTGGTTCGAAATGAAATGCAAAACGACGATCGCTCCATCGAGCAAATTTTTATGGAAATAATCGGACAATAA
- a CDS encoding acyl-CoA dehydrogenase family protein, with product MVERSDFLGVFEQLSEEERMIMESLRAFVDEQYLPIIREYHARGEFPFEMVPQLAELGLFGITIPEEYGGAGLSYFIYGLAMQELERGDSGLRSLASVQNSLVMFPIFKYGSEEQKQKWLPLLASGQKIGCFGLTEPDHGSDPGGMETRAEKVSGGWRLNGSKMWITNGTVADVAVVWAKTSEGVSGFLVEKGTKGFIQNKIHGKFSLRASDTGELVFEDCEIPEENRLPQARGLRAPLSCLNEARYGIAWGAIGAAMACYEEARDYALTRTQFSKPIAGFQLVQHKLVEMISEITKGLLLNLQLGRMKDAGKAKHYHISMAKRNNVHQALQIARSARSILAANGIIDEYQTIRHMLNLESVYTYEGTHDIHTLIIGEAITGIEAFR from the coding sequence ATGGTAGAAAGAAGTGATTTTTTAGGCGTGTTTGAACAGCTTTCTGAAGAAGAACGCATGATCATGGAAAGCCTGCGCGCCTTTGTTGACGAACAGTACCTTCCGATTATTCGCGAGTATCATGCCCGTGGCGAATTCCCGTTTGAAATGGTACCTCAACTGGCCGAACTGGGGTTGTTCGGCATTACCATTCCTGAGGAATATGGCGGCGCCGGATTAAGTTATTTTATTTACGGACTGGCCATGCAGGAGCTGGAGCGGGGCGATAGCGGTCTTCGTTCGCTGGCTTCCGTGCAGAACAGCCTGGTTATGTTTCCCATTTTCAAATACGGTTCAGAAGAACAAAAACAGAAGTGGCTGCCGCTGCTGGCCAGCGGTCAGAAAATAGGTTGCTTTGGCTTAACCGAGCCCGACCATGGGTCTGATCCCGGCGGGATGGAGACCAGAGCGGAAAAGGTGTCCGGCGGCTGGCGTTTAAACGGCAGCAAAATGTGGATCACCAACGGCACGGTGGCCGATGTGGCGGTGGTCTGGGCTAAAACGAGCGAAGGCGTATCCGGTTTTCTGGTGGAAAAGGGGACAAAAGGCTTTATTCAAAATAAAATCCACGGCAAGTTTTCGCTGCGCGCATCCGATACGGGCGAGCTGGTTTTTGAGGATTGTGAGATTCCGGAAGAAAACCGCCTGCCGCAGGCCAGAGGATTACGCGCTCCTCTTTCATGTTTAAACGAAGCGCGCTACGGCATTGCCTGGGGCGCTATTGGGGCGGCCATGGCCTGTTATGAAGAAGCCCGCGATTACGCCCTGACGCGCACTCAGTTTTCCAAACCGATTGCCGGCTTTCAACTGGTGCAGCACAAACTGGTTGAGATGATCAGCGAAATTACCAAAGGTCTGTTGCTCAATTTGCAATTAGGGCGTATGAAGGATGCCGGAAAGGCGAAGCACTACCACATATCCATGGCCAAACGCAACAACGTGCATCAGGCGCTGCAAATCGCCCGCAGCGCGCGATCCATCCTGGCGGCCAACGGCATCATCGACGAATATCAGACCATTCGTCACATGTTAAACCTGGAATCGGTTTACACCTATGAAGGAACACACGACATTCACACTTTAATTATTGGCGAAGCAATAACAGGAATCGAGGCCTTTCGATGA
- a CDS encoding S8/S53 family peptidase, translating into MRFFVLLFLSVSLLFAQYIDPYLTHLSKTSLSKTSEPRILNMIVKGDENIAHALYQNGFDVQSAVGEFATVRVPQQRINDLLTVKGIKKIFYGVKSKPLNSVAVRYQNVFSAYEKGYTGSNVIAGIIDTGIDFYHPMFIKNGQTRILAIWDQSLDGNPPQGYSYGTEFTEAQINQDLQSGSPYSIVNHHDTDGHGTHVAGSFVGADPTATPADTLDGGARDASIVVVKTTFQNADILDAINYIFDIAEQQNKPCVINISLGHQYGPHDGTDDFNSAVQNLVGPGRIVVRAAGNDGAKAVHYFNDTEVSSESIRFLYTDYLTLWLENGDRLTSVSLSWSSGSITNVTLNGHKTSSGIDLYLIPGTAHNNGKIAVYVFMDNNTLKNETFTLTLNGLQDSNGNNRIVRHAWADSSVFESPYGAFSQGTLYGNNFYPYTLSNDACNPLVVTVGAFITRASWPASNGYTYHYPNSGDNGGIASFSSIGPTGSEGQKPDVIAGGAIILSARSQDASYGVEFLPPAPYTDHYAYMQGTSMASPVASGAIALLLEKNPDWGPNELFDYLHNHAQGTQREAGVTADELKVKDNPNTWDRVFGYGAIDLNDAFVTDINEQTTQSPETFALLQNYPNPFNPLTTIEYYLPKTQRVTLRVYNARGQLIQTLVEGQQFKGTKKIVFNASNLASGIYFYRLKTEQGQLTRKMVLIK; encoded by the coding sequence ATGCGTTTTTTTGTGCTGCTTTTTTTAAGCGTGTCCCTTCTTTTTGCTCAATATATCGATCCTTACTTAACTCACCTTTCTAAAACTTCGTTGAGTAAGACGAGTGAACCGCGAATTTTGAATATGATCGTCAAAGGCGATGAAAATATTGCGCATGCGCTGTACCAGAACGGCTTTGACGTTCAAAGCGCCGTGGGCGAGTTCGCCACGGTCCGTGTGCCGCAACAACGGATCAACGATTTACTTACGGTGAAAGGCATTAAAAAAATATTCTATGGCGTTAAGAGCAAACCGCTTAACTCCGTAGCCGTTCGCTATCAAAATGTTTTTTCTGCTTATGAAAAAGGCTACACGGGCTCCAATGTAATTGCCGGCATTATTGACACAGGCATTGATTTTTATCATCCCATGTTTATTAAAAACGGTCAAACACGCATTCTGGCCATCTGGGACCAGAGCCTTGACGGCAATCCACCCCAAGGTTATAGCTATGGCACCGAGTTTACAGAGGCGCAAATCAATCAGGACTTACAATCCGGTTCGCCTTACAGCATTGTCAATCATCACGATACCGACGGCCATGGCACGCATGTGGCCGGCTCTTTTGTTGGCGCAGATCCTACGGCAACGCCTGCCGACACGCTCGATGGCGGCGCGCGAGACGCCAGCATTGTGGTGGTCAAAACCACCTTTCAGAACGCTGACATTCTGGATGCCATCAACTACATCTTTGATATTGCCGAACAGCAAAACAAACCCTGCGTCATTAACATCAGCCTTGGGCATCAATACGGCCCTCACGACGGCACCGATGATTTCAATAGCGCCGTGCAAAATTTAGTGGGGCCGGGACGCATTGTGGTGCGCGCCGCCGGTAACGATGGCGCCAAAGCCGTCCACTATTTCAATGACACAGAAGTCAGCAGCGAGAGTATTCGTTTTTTATACACCGACTATTTGACCTTGTGGCTGGAAAATGGCGACCGCCTGACCAGCGTAAGCCTTAGCTGGTCGTCCGGCTCCATTACCAATGTAACCTTAAACGGCCACAAAACAAGTAGCGGAATCGATCTTTATTTAATACCCGGCACCGCGCATAACAACGGAAAAATTGCGGTTTATGTTTTTATGGATAACAACACTCTTAAAAACGAAACCTTTACCCTTACCTTAAACGGATTGCAGGATAGCAATGGCAATAATCGTATTGTTCGACATGCCTGGGCCGACAGCTCTGTTTTTGAGTCTCCTTACGGCGCCTTTTCACAGGGCACATTGTACGGCAATAATTTTTATCCTTACACCCTGTCTAACGACGCCTGCAATCCGCTGGTGGTTACCGTGGGCGCTTTTATTACGCGCGCAAGCTGGCCGGCCAGTAATGGCTATACTTACCATTATCCCAATAGCGGCGATAATGGCGGCATTGCATCTTTTAGCTCCATCGGCCCGACAGGCAGCGAAGGGCAGAAACCGGACGTCATTGCCGGCGGCGCCATTATTCTTTCGGCCCGCAGCCAGGACGCCAGCTATGGGGTGGAATTTTTGCCCCCTGCGCCGTACACCGATCACTACGCATACATGCAGGGCACTTCTATGGCTTCGCCGGTTGCTTCCGGCGCCATTGCCCTTCTGCTGGAAAAAAATCCGGATTGGGGCCCGAATGAGTTGTTTGACTATCTCCACAATCATGCGCAGGGCACGCAACGTGAAGCCGGCGTCACGGCCGATGAGCTGAAGGTGAAAGACAATCCCAACACTTGGGACCGGGTTTTCGGTTATGGCGCCATCGATTTAAACGACGCCTTTGTTACGGATATTAACGAGCAAACAACGCAAAGTCCTGAAACTTTTGCTCTACTCCAGAACTATCCGAATCCCTTCAATCCGCTGACCACCATCGAATACTATTTGCCCAAAACGCAAAGAGTGACCCTCCGCGTTTACAACGCCAGAGGCCAACTCATCCAGACGCTGGTTGAAGGGCAGCAGTTTAAAGGGACGAAAAAAATCGTCTTTAACGCTTCAAACCTGGCCAGCGGCATCTATTTTTACCGGTTAAAAACCGAACAGGGCCAGCTTACCAGAAAGATGGTGCTGATTAAATAA
- a CDS encoding PKD domain-containing protein: MKYFIRFFVLSIFMFSLAAAQQAQIAQVQKPDKQAPRFVGFKEREIVLKVSSAFLERMDKEQAKRLGITGIASLDRLSRQFDVSSIIQKYPHLQSRFYQGRSIDPRQWFKVKFKADVDAEQVARAYRRLSGVVDAQPIGIHSVDAALPNDPDFGQQWHLNQSNDHDMDAPEAWEIEDGNENIIVAILDTGVRYYHKDLGGANASSSNPEAARGNMWINWAEKNGVSGVDDDGNGFVDDWIGWDFVDGVNGYPGEDDTTPDNDPRDFNGHGTHTSGIVGAINNNGYAVASAAGGYLNGNQAETGNGVKVMALRIGYSGTFFIWEQGYVSMDFAADAFYYAADNGAKIASCSWGSSNTGGLGDAIDYFLAGDQRLIFKSAGNSDNEETDYMTGRSDIISVAATDANDQKASFSSYGTWVDISAPGDNIYSTYHDHDNPDTDYVASLSGTSMAAPNAAAVAALIWSRHPDWSASQVKQRLYDTADPIDDLNTTYAGKLGAGRVNAYNAVNDGVTPAPTAAFTADPTSGCAPLSVQFTDQSSGDITSYSWDFGDGTTSTAQNPQHTYNNPGTYTVSLTVSGPGGSDTETKVDYITVYEPITADFSGTPTSGDAPLSVSFTDQSTGTVTAWSWDFGDGATSTEQNPTHTYNTAGTYTVTLTASNSCDSDTQTKVDYITVTEPTGNPPVADFSGTPTSGDAPLTVNFTDLSSNNPTSWSWDFGDGGTSTQQNPTYTYNAPGTYTVSLTATNAYGSDTNTKTNYITVTEASQPTMHVNQVNVTKETFWIITRGKAEIQIVDASGVGVDNATVDGTWSGGTSGSSSVTTNADGWATSYSSWVLGDAEFTFCVDNVSKSGWQYDAAANVEECGSTTDATAKVVQLTNIKLEDIELQSDIQFASNAPNPFNPTTTITFFVPEVSNVSVDVYNLLGQKVNTLFNGPASVGLQQVKWNATNFSGNKVPSGVYFYQITYDQKFKIRKKILLIK, encoded by the coding sequence ATGAAGTATTTTATTCGTTTTTTTGTCCTGAGTATTTTCATGTTTAGCCTTGCTGCCGCGCAGCAGGCGCAAATTGCTCAGGTGCAAAAACCAGACAAACAGGCTCCGCGTTTTGTCGGATTTAAAGAGCGCGAAATCGTGCTTAAAGTGAGTTCGGCGTTTCTGGAGCGCATGGATAAAGAGCAAGCTAAGCGTCTGGGCATTACCGGCATTGCGTCGTTAGACCGCCTTAGCCGGCAGTTTGACGTGAGCTCCATCATTCAAAAATATCCCCACCTGCAATCTCGTTTTTATCAGGGACGCTCCATCGATCCGCGGCAGTGGTTTAAGGTAAAGTTTAAGGCGGATGTGGACGCGGAACAGGTGGCCCGCGCCTATCGTCGTCTTTCCGGCGTTGTGGACGCCCAGCCCATTGGCATTCATTCGGTAGATGCCGCACTGCCCAACGACCCTGATTTTGGCCAGCAATGGCATCTGAACCAGAGCAACGATCACGACATGGACGCCCCCGAAGCCTGGGAAATTGAAGACGGCAACGAAAACATCATCGTGGCCATTCTCGATACGGGCGTTCGCTATTACCACAAAGACCTGGGCGGCGCCAATGCCTCTTCGTCCAATCCCGAAGCGGCCAGGGGCAACATGTGGATTAACTGGGCCGAAAAGAATGGCGTAAGCGGCGTGGATGACGATGGCAACGGTTTTGTGGATGACTGGATTGGCTGGGATTTTGTGGACGGCGTAAACGGTTACCCGGGCGAAGACGATACCACGCCAGACAATGATCCGCGCGATTTTAACGGTCACGGCACCCATACTTCCGGCATTGTGGGCGCCATTAACAACAACGGCTACGCGGTGGCTTCTGCGGCAGGCGGTTACTTGAACGGCAATCAGGCAGAAACCGGCAACGGCGTTAAAGTGATGGCCCTGCGCATCGGTTACTCGGGCACCTTTTTCATCTGGGAGCAAGGCTATGTGAGCATGGATTTTGCCGCGGACGCTTTTTATTACGCGGCTGACAACGGAGCAAAAATCGCGTCCTGCAGCTGGGGTTCCTCTAATACCGGCGGCCTTGGCGACGCCATCGATTACTTTCTGGCCGGCGATCAGCGTTTGATTTTTAAATCCGCCGGCAATAGCGACAACGAAGAAACCGATTACATGACCGGACGCAGCGATATTATTTCCGTTGCCGCCACCGATGCCAACGACCAAAAGGCCAGCTTTTCCAGCTACGGCACGTGGGTGGATATCTCGGCGCCGGGAGACAACATTTATTCTACCTATCACGACCATGACAATCCCGACACCGATTATGTGGCTTCTTTAAGCGGCACCTCAATGGCGGCGCCCAACGCGGCTGCCGTGGCTGCTTTAATCTGGTCCAGGCATCCGGACTGGTCTGCCTCGCAGGTTAAACAACGCCTGTACGACACGGCCGATCCCATCGATGATTTAAATACGACCTATGCCGGCAAACTGGGCGCAGGACGCGTTAACGCCTACAACGCAGTAAACGACGGGGTGACTCCGGCTCCCACGGCCGCCTTTACTGCCGACCCCACAAGCGGCTGCGCGCCGTTAAGCGTACAGTTTACCGATCAGTCCAGCGGCGACATCACCAGCTACAGCTGGGATTTTGGCGATGGAACAACTTCTACCGCACAAAATCCGCAACACACCTACAACAATCCCGGCACCTACACGGTTTCGCTGACGGTTAGCGGCCCGGGCGGCTCAGATACGGAAACCAAAGTGGATTACATTACCGTTTACGAACCGATCACGGCCGATTTTAGCGGAACGCCCACATCCGGCGACGCGCCGCTGAGCGTTAGTTTTACCGACCAGTCCACCGGCACGGTAACGGCCTGGAGCTGGGACTTTGGCGACGGCGCTACTTCCACCGAACAGAATCCAACGCACACCTACAACACCGCGGGAACCTACACCGTTACGCTAACCGCCTCTAATTCCTGCGATTCGGACACGCAAACCAAAGTGGATTACATCACGGTTACCGAACCGACGGGCAATCCGCCGGTGGCCGATTTTAGCGGTACGCCCACATCCGGCGACGCCCCGTTAACGGTAAACTTTACCGATCTCTCCAGCAATAATCCTACTTCCTGGAGCTGGGATTTCGGCGATGGCGGCACATCCACGCAGCAAAATCCTACTTACACTTACAATGCGCCGGGTACGTACACGGTTTCGCTTACCGCCACCAACGCCTACGGTTCGGATACCAACACCAAAACCAATTACATTACCGTTACCGAAGCCAGCCAGCCAACCATGCACGTCAATCAGGTTAATGTAACCAAAGAGACCTTCTGGATTATTACGCGTGGCAAAGCGGAAATTCAGATCGTTGATGCCAGCGGCGTCGGCGTGGACAATGCCACCGTTGACGGCACATGGAGCGGCGGAACCAGCGGATCAAGCTCGGTTACCACCAATGCCGACGGCTGGGCCACCTCCTATTCGTCCTGGGTACTGGGAGATGCGGAGTTCACGTTTTGTGTGGATAACGTGAGCAAATCGGGCTGGCAGTACGATGCCGCCGCCAATGTGGAAGAGTGCGGAAGCACCACCGATGCGACGGCTAAAGTGGTTCAACTTACAAACATCAAGCTGGAAGATATCGAATTACAGTCCGATATCCAGTTTGCCTCTAACGCGCCCAATCCATTTAATCCTACAACCACCATTACCTTCTTTGTGCCCGAAGTAAGTAACGTTAGCGTGGATGTGTACAATCTGCTGGGCCAAAAGGTGAACACGTTGTTTAATGGACCCGCTTCAGTAGGGTTGCAGCAGGTTAAATGGAACGCTACTAATTTTAGCGGTAATAAGGTGCCCTCGGGCGTCTATTTTTATCAGATTACTTATGATCAAAAATTCAAGATCCGGAAAAAGATTTTACTGATTAAATAA